The Clostridiisalibacter paucivorans DSM 22131 genomic sequence TTCATTTTTGGTAAAATATGTATTAAAATGTTAAAGCCTTTTTCTTTTATACCCTCATACACACAAAAAAACCAGATTGATTGCAAACAGTAGTTAATGGTTAGTAGTAAGTAGTCTAATGATGAAATCCCTAGGATTTCCACCATCAACTACTAACTATATTTATACCTTTATCATTAGACTAAAAAAACCTACCTTATTAAAGATAGGTTTTTTTTCTATATATTAAATCTCTTTATTAAATCATTTAATTCTTGGGCTAATTCTGCTAAACCCTGACTAGCATTAGCTAACTCTTCTATAGATGCAGATTGTTCTTCAACTGATGCCGATGACTCCTCTGTTCCCGCTGCATTTTCCTCAGCTATAGATGACAAGTTATTCATTATCCCTGACATATCTCCTTTCTTAATCTCCAATTTGTCTGATGATAAATTTAAACTATGAATAATATCTTTTATCTTTTCTATAGCCTTTGTAATACCCTGAAATTTTTCCTCAGTTTCCATTACCTTATTGGTCTGTTGAACCACTACTTCTTCTACATTCTTCATAGTGTCCACTGCCTCCTCAGATCTTAAGGTAAGACCATTTACAATATTTCTAATATCCTCTGTAAATCTATTGGTATCTTCTGCTAATTTCCTGATTTCATCTGCTACTACTGCAAAACCTTTACCTGCTTCTCCTGCTCTGGCAGCTTCAATAGCTGCATTCAATGCTAATAAATTAGTTTGTTGGGCTATAGACTGTATCATTTCACTTGATGTTTCTATTTGTTTGGCACTTTCATTAGTACTTATAATCACCCTATTTATTTCTTTAGAACCTGCTTGATTTTCTCTAGTCTTATTAACCAATTCATTAACTGCATCTATCCCCTCATCTTTAAATCTATCTACTTGATCTATAGCTAAATTTAAACTCTTTATATTATTTTGATTTTGCTCTAATTCTTCACCCATCCTCTGCATAGCATGGGCTCCTTTTTCTGTATCTTCTGCTTGTTCTGATGCCCCTCTAGCTATTTCTTCTATAGTCCTAGCCACTTCCTCTGAAGCTGTAGCCGACTGTTGGCTAGTAGCAGTAAGTTCTTGAGATGATGCAGATACCTGTTGGGATACATCCCCTACGTTTTCTATAAGTTCTAAAAAATTATTTTGCATAGTACGCAGGGCATTACTAATCTTTCCTATCTCGTCTGTTCTTTTTAAATACTTTATGGCCTCTGCATTTTCATCAAAACTTAAATCATAATTAGCAAATTTCTGTAAAACCTTTGTCAATACTACTATTGGCTTAGTTAAACTACCACTAGCAATATATGTAATAATTATTCCAATTAATACTGCTATTAGACTAAACATAACTAAACGGTTTCTTAGTTTATTTACACTTTGCAATATTTCAGCTTTTTCTGCGGCTACTATCATAATCCAATCAGTACCTTTTATAGGTGAAAATCCTACAATTCTTTCCTTACCATCATAAAAATATTCACCACTACCTACTTCTCCCTTTATTATTTCATTTTCAGTAAGTTGGGCTAACTCTTTCATATCTGTATCCTGTTCAGCAATATCTATAAAATTCAATTGTTCTAATACGTAATCAATATTTGAATGTCCCACTGCCACACCCTTAGTATTGATAATATAACCATATCCTGTTTTTCCATGTCCTATCTCTTTGGCAATATCACTTAAACTAGTTGCATCCCTTATCCCGTAAAAGACACCTTTTATTTCTTCATCACTCTTTATTGGTACTGCATAAATAACAATGGGACTACCCGTAACTTTGTTGATAAGCACATCAGAAGAATTTTTCTCTCCTTTGATGGCTTTTTTATAAAAATCTCTATCACTAATATTAGCTGCTGATCCTTTCCTATCAAACCCTGTTGCTTCTCCGTTTCTATCTGCAAATACAAAGGTTTCATATCCTGATCGTTCACATTCCTTTTCAAAATATGCCACTTTATCTTCCCATGGAATCTCTTTATCAATTATTATTTCATTTTGTGCCAAAGCATCTATATAGGCTATTTGTTCATCTACTCGTGCCTCTATATATTTTGCTTCTGCCTTAGCCATCTTCTTAAATTCATCATGGGTATCGTCCATTAAGTTTTTATTGACAATACTTGTAGATATACTTCCCAGACCTAGTAATAACAATAATATCAATATAGCGAAAATTAAAACTAACCTTGTTTTAATTGACTTCATTCTATATCTCCCCTCTTCTTAGGTGCCTCAATATAAAATGGTGGATATATAATACTAAATATCCATCATTTTATATTGTCTTTAAATTAAGATTGTAATTTATTCTCATTGTATTATTTAATTTTAGTCATCGTAAAATGCAACCTTCTTTAGCCATGGTTTGCAAGGCTTTGATATGACTTCTATAATCTTGCCAATTAACAGTGCTGATATGATAGTCCCTTCTCTCATTGATGAAATATGTCCTAAAAATATGAAAGATAGAGTTGCCGCCAAAACTACTGAGATAGTGTCAAACCATACCTTCATTTTAGGAAAATGTATACCTGTCACATCACATAGGGCAAGCATAAGACCCTCAGGTGCACCGGGCACTATGTCCATGGCAATAATTAACATAATACCTACTGCAACAACAAACATGCTTATAAGTATCAATAATACTTGGGTAAAATAACTATTTGCTTCTACCCATACCAATAGAATAGTTGCAAAATCTACAAAGAACCCAAATACAAATCCAAAAAATATCTGTAAAAGACTTTTGAATTTAAATTTTCCTCTTAAAATCAAAATCTGCAATACTACATAAAAGGCGAATATACCAGCTGTCATCGTTCCTAGACTAATCCCAATAATATTACTCAAAGACAAGGGTATAGAAGAGACAGGTGAGACACCTAAATCAGATTTTATAGCCAATACTATGCCCAACGCAAGACAAAACAAACCTATTAAATACAATGTCAAACGAATCGTATGCTTCATAACTTCACCTTTCTC encodes the following:
- a CDS encoding methyl-accepting chemotaxis protein encodes the protein MKSIKTRLVLIFAILILLLLLGLGSISTSIVNKNLMDDTHDEFKKMAKAEAKYIEARVDEQIAYIDALAQNEIIIDKEIPWEDKVAYFEKECERSGYETFVFADRNGEATGFDRKGSAANISDRDFYKKAIKGEKNSSDVLINKVTGSPIVIYAVPIKSDEEIKGVFYGIRDATSLSDIAKEIGHGKTGYGYIINTKGVAVGHSNIDYVLEQLNFIDIAEQDTDMKELAQLTENEIIKGEVGSGEYFYDGKERIVGFSPIKGTDWIMIVAAEKAEILQSVNKLRNRLVMFSLIAVLIGIIITYIASGSLTKPIVVLTKVLQKFANYDLSFDENAEAIKYLKRTDEIGKISNALRTMQNNFLELIENVGDVSQQVSASSQELTATSQQSATASEEVARTIEEIARGASEQAEDTEKGAHAMQRMGEELEQNQNNIKSLNLAIDQVDRFKDEGIDAVNELVNKTRENQAGSKEINRVIISTNESAKQIETSSEMIQSIAQQTNLLALNAAIEAARAGEAGKGFAVVADEIRKLAEDTNRFTEDIRNIVNGLTLRSEEAVDTMKNVEEVVVQQTNKVMETEEKFQGITKAIEKIKDIIHSLNLSSDKLEIKKGDMSGIMNNLSSIAEENAAGTEESSASVEEQSASIEELANASQGLAELAQELNDLIKRFNI
- a CDS encoding YczE/YyaS/YitT family protein, which codes for MKHTIRLTLYLIGLFCLALGIVLAIKSDLGVSPVSSIPLSLSNIIGISLGTMTAGIFAFYVVLQILILRGKFKFKSLLQIFFGFVFGFFVDFATILLVWVEANSYFTQVLLILISMFVVAVGIMLIIAMDIVPGAPEGLMLALCDVTGIHFPKMKVWFDTISVVLAATLSFIFLGHISSMREGTIISALLIGKIIEVISKPCKPWLKKVAFYDD